From Pseudomonas vanderleydeniana, the proteins below share one genomic window:
- a CDS encoding TonB-dependent receptor, which yields MSLSSPLRTCLTPLAAALLIAGPAHALELPSQTITANPLGSEQPAAPSTVLEGDDLTLQQQGSLGETLNKQPGVSSSYFGPGASRPIIRGQDGDRIRLLRNGVGALDASALSYDHAVPLDPVNVERIEVVRGPAALLYGGSAIGGVVNTFDNRIPTTPVDGIHGAGELRYGGADTTRSSAGKLEAGDGSFALHLDANAREFNDLRIPGHARSSNAPASEDGEGRKGRLGNSDGRQDGGAVGGSYNWDNGYAGLSYSNYDSNYGSPAEQDVRIRMKQDHYAFASEIRNLQGPFSSVKLDAGYTDYEHREIEGGEVGTIFKNKGYEARVEARHLPIGPFNGVVGAQVSRNEFSALGEEAFVPQTDTDAGALFLLEELKASDRLTFSLGGRLEHTRIDPDAKGNERFANADRSNSFTAGSLSSGAVYQLTPVWALAATLSYTERAPTFYELYANGAHVATGTYEVGDANLSKEKAVSSDLALRFDNGTHKGSFGVFYSHFSNYIGLLGSGRTLNDDGEEDASGIPEYRYSGVRARFAGFEAQDHWKLGEGAYGRFALELSGDYTRATNLDTGEALPRIAPLRLNSGLLWELDRWQARIDVEHAAGQGRVPSNESGTSAYTTFGASAGYHFDIGSSQWLAFVKGDNLTNQTVRYASSILRDIAPAPGRSIEVGLRTTF from the coding sequence ATGTCCCTCTCCTCTCCCCTGCGTACCTGCCTGACTCCGCTGGCCGCCGCCTTGCTGATCGCCGGCCCGGCCCATGCCCTGGAACTGCCATCCCAGACCATCACCGCCAACCCGCTGGGCAGCGAACAACCCGCCGCCCCCAGCACCGTGCTCGAAGGTGACGACCTGACCCTGCAACAGCAGGGCAGCCTCGGTGAAACCCTGAACAAGCAACCGGGTGTGTCATCCTCCTACTTCGGCCCGGGCGCCAGCCGGCCGATCATTCGTGGCCAGGACGGTGACCGCATCCGCCTGCTGCGTAATGGTGTCGGCGCGCTGGACGCCTCGGCACTCTCGTATGACCACGCGGTGCCACTGGACCCGGTCAACGTCGAGCGCATCGAAGTCGTCCGCGGCCCGGCGGCACTGCTCTATGGCGGCAGCGCCATCGGCGGGGTGGTCAACACCTTCGACAACCGCATTCCCACCACGCCCGTCGACGGCATCCACGGTGCCGGCGAACTGCGCTATGGCGGCGCCGACACCACCCGCAGCAGCGCTGGCAAGCTGGAAGCGGGCGACGGCAGCTTCGCCCTGCACCTGGATGCCAACGCCCGCGAGTTCAATGACCTGCGGATTCCCGGCCATGCCCGCAGCAGCAACGCACCAGCCAGCGAAGACGGTGAAGGGCGCAAGGGCCGCCTGGGCAACAGCGACGGTCGCCAGGACGGCGGTGCAGTAGGTGGCTCCTACAACTGGGATAACGGTTACGCCGGGCTGTCCTACAGCAACTACGACAGCAACTACGGCTCCCCGGCCGAGCAGGACGTACGCATCCGCATGAAGCAGGATCACTACGCCTTCGCTTCGGAAATCCGTAACCTGCAGGGGCCGTTCAGTTCGGTGAAACTCGATGCCGGCTACACCGACTACGAGCACCGGGAGATCGAGGGCGGCGAAGTCGGCACGATCTTCAAGAACAAGGGTTACGAAGCCCGCGTCGAGGCGCGTCACCTGCCGATCGGTCCCTTCAACGGGGTGGTCGGCGCCCAGGTCAGCCGCAACGAATTTTCCGCACTGGGCGAGGAGGCCTTCGTGCCGCAGACCGACACCGACGCCGGCGCGCTGTTCCTGCTCGAGGAGCTCAAGGCCAGCGACCGCCTGACCTTCAGTCTCGGTGGCCGCCTGGAACACACGCGGATCGACCCGGATGCCAAGGGCAACGAGCGTTTTGCCAATGCCGACCGGAGCAACAGTTTCACTGCTGGCAGCCTCTCCTCCGGTGCGGTCTACCAGCTGACACCGGTCTGGGCGCTGGCCGCGACCTTGAGCTATACCGAACGCGCACCGACCTTCTACGAGCTGTACGCCAACGGCGCCCACGTCGCCACCGGTACCTATGAAGTCGGCGATGCCAACCTGTCGAAGGAAAAGGCCGTGTCCAGCGACCTGGCCCTGCGTTTCGACAATGGCACCCACAAGGGCAGCTTCGGCGTGTTCTACAGCCACTTCTCCAACTACATCGGCCTGCTCGGCAGCGGGCGCACGCTCAACGACGACGGCGAGGAAGACGCCAGCGGCATTCCCGAGTACCGCTATTCCGGTGTCCGGGCCCGCTTCGCCGGCTTCGAAGCCCAGGATCACTGGAAACTCGGGGAAGGCGCCTACGGCAGGTTCGCCCTGGAACTGTCCGGTGACTACACCCGCGCCACCAACCTCGACACCGGCGAGGCGCTGCCGCGAATTGCCCCGCTACGCCTGAACAGCGGCCTGTTGTGGGAACTGGATCGCTGGCAGGCACGCATCGATGTGGAACATGCCGCCGGCCAGGGCCGGGTACCGTCCAACGAGTCCGGCACCTCGGCCTACACCACCTTCGGTGCCAGTGCCGGTTACCACTTCGATATCGGCAGCAGCCAGTGGCTGGCGTTCGTCAAGGGCGACAACCTGACCAACCAGACCGTGCGCTACGCCAGTTCGATCCTGCGTGACATCGCTCCGGCACCGGGCCGCAGCATCGAAGTCGGCCTGCGTACCACCTTCTGA
- a CDS encoding glucose/quinate/shikimate family membrane-bound PQQ-dependent dehydrogenase yields MSTDRASNRGRLLPSLLGIVLLLMGLALLAGGIRLSLLGGSLYYLLAGIGLLLTGGLLLAARRAALGLYALVLFASTLWALWEVGLDWWQLVPRLALLFALGIVMLLPWFRQPLLRSGPAPMGTGALGVAVVLAGATAVASQFTNPGEIKGQLDRDSVPGMTNTAPQMAEGDWNSYGRSAHGDRYSPLAQITPQNAHKLVPAWTFRTGDIPGPNDPGETTAENTPLKVNGMLYVCTPHSQVIALDPDTGKEIWRFDPKLSTQKAANFKGWAHMTCRGVAYHDDDAYIANAASSPANAAATASLDAASAPSGRLIASGQENQCPRRIFLPTADTRLIALNADTGKMCEDFGDKGQIDLGANIGTFAPGGYYSTSPPAVTRDLVVIGGHVTDNVSTDEPSGVIRAFDVHTGKLVWNWDSGNPDDTTPIAPGKTYTRNSPNMWSMFAVDEKLGMLYLPMGNQTPDQFGGNRTPDSEKFSAGLTALDIATGHVRWTYQFTHHDLWDMDVGGQPTLMDLKTADGVKQAVLASTKQGSIYVLDRSNGQPIVPINEIPVPQGAVAGDHTSPTQPKSDLNFMPPPLRERDMWGVTPFDQMLCRIDFKSLRYDGPFTPPSLQGSIVYPGNFGVFDWGGISVDPVRQVAFVNPSYMAFRSKLIPAAEIASQGPRKSETEGVQPNKGAPYGVILEALLSPMGLPCQAPAWGYVAAVDLTTHKTLWMHKNGTVRDSSPVPIPLSMGVPSLGGTFTTAGGVAFLSGTLDQYLRAYDVKNGEQLWEGRLPAGAQTTPMTYTGKDGKQYVLVMAGGHGSLGTKQGDYVLAYKLSE; encoded by the coding sequence ATGAGCACTGACCGTGCCTCGAATCGAGGCCGCCTGCTACCGAGCCTGCTCGGTATCGTGCTGCTATTGATGGGCCTGGCCCTGCTGGCCGGCGGGATCAGGCTGAGCCTGCTGGGCGGCTCGCTGTACTACCTGCTGGCCGGTATCGGTCTGTTGCTGACCGGTGGCCTGCTGCTGGCGGCCCGACGCGCAGCCCTGGGCCTCTACGCACTGGTGCTGTTCGCCAGCACCCTGTGGGCCCTGTGGGAAGTCGGCCTGGACTGGTGGCAACTGGTGCCACGCCTGGCCCTGCTGTTCGCCCTGGGTATCGTCATGCTGCTGCCGTGGTTCCGTCAGCCACTGCTGCGCAGCGGCCCCGCACCGATGGGGACCGGCGCGCTGGGCGTGGCCGTGGTCCTGGCCGGCGCCACCGCCGTTGCCAGCCAGTTCACCAACCCGGGTGAAATCAAGGGTCAGCTCGACCGTGACAGCGTCCCCGGCATGACCAACACCGCGCCGCAAATGGCCGAGGGTGACTGGAACTCCTACGGTCGCAGTGCCCATGGCGATCGTTACTCGCCGCTGGCGCAGATCACGCCGCAGAATGCCCACAAGCTGGTACCGGCCTGGACCTTCCGCACCGGCGATATTCCCGGGCCGAACGATCCCGGCGAAACCACTGCGGAAAACACTCCGCTGAAGGTCAACGGCATGCTCTACGTGTGCACGCCCCACAGCCAGGTGATCGCCCTCGACCCGGACACCGGCAAGGAAATCTGGCGCTTCGATCCGAAGCTGTCGACGCAGAAGGCGGCCAACTTCAAGGGCTGGGCGCACATGACCTGCCGTGGCGTGGCCTATCACGATGACGATGCCTATATCGCCAACGCCGCGTCTTCGCCTGCCAACGCTGCCGCCACCGCATCGTTGGATGCCGCCAGTGCGCCCAGCGGTCGTCTGATCGCCAGCGGCCAGGAAAACCAATGCCCACGGCGGATCTTCCTGCCCACCGCCGACACCCGCCTGATCGCCCTGAACGCCGACACCGGCAAGATGTGCGAAGACTTCGGCGACAAGGGCCAGATCGACCTCGGCGCCAACATCGGCACCTTCGCACCCGGCGGTTACTACTCCACCTCGCCACCGGCGGTCACCCGCGACCTGGTGGTGATCGGCGGCCACGTCACCGACAACGTCTCCACCGACGAGCCCAGCGGCGTGATCCGCGCCTTCGACGTGCACACCGGCAAGCTGGTGTGGAACTGGGACAGCGGCAACCCGGACGACACCACCCCGATCGCCCCGGGCAAGACCTATACCCGCAACTCGCCGAACATGTGGTCGATGTTTGCCGTCGATGAAAAACTCGGCATGCTCTACCTGCCGATGGGCAACCAGACCCCGGACCAGTTCGGTGGCAACCGGACTCCCGACTCGGAGAAATTCAGCGCCGGCCTGACCGCCCTGGATATCGCCACCGGCCATGTGCGCTGGACCTACCAGTTCACCCACCACGACCTGTGGGACATGGACGTCGGTGGCCAGCCGACCCTGATGGACCTCAAGACCGCCGACGGCGTCAAGCAGGCCGTGCTGGCCTCGACCAAGCAGGGCAGCATCTACGTCCTGGATCGCAGCAACGGCCAGCCGATCGTGCCGATCAACGAGATTCCGGTGCCCCAGGGCGCGGTCGCCGGCGACCACACCTCGCCGACCCAGCCGAAATCCGACCTCAACTTCATGCCGCCGCCACTGCGCGAGCGCGACATGTGGGGCGTGACCCCGTTCGACCAGATGCTTTGCCGGATCGACTTCAAGTCGCTGCGCTATGACGGCCCGTTCACTCCGCCATCGCTGCAGGGCTCGATCGTCTACCCGGGCAACTTCGGCGTGTTCGACTGGGGCGGCATTTCGGTGGACCCGGTTCGCCAGGTCGCCTTCGTCAACCCGAGCTACATGGCCTTCCGCTCCAAGCTGATCCCGGCGGCGGAAATCGCCTCGCAGGGGCCACGCAAGAGCGAGACCGAAGGCGTGCAACCGAACAAGGGCGCGCCATACGGCGTGATTCTCGAAGCGCTGCTGTCGCCGATGGGCCTGCCGTGCCAGGCACCGGCCTGGGGTTATGTGGCAGCGGTCGACCTGACCACCCACAAGACCCTCTGGATGCACAAGAACGGCACCGTGCGTGACAGCTCGCCGGTACCAATCCCGCTGAGCATGGGCGTACCGAGCCTGGGCGGGACCTTCACCACCGCCGGCGGCGTGGCCTTCCTCAGCGGCACACTGGACCAGTACCTGCGCGCCTATGACGTGAAGAACGGCGAGCAGTTGTGGGAAGGCCGCCTACCCGCGGGCGCCCAGACCACGCCGATGACCTACACCGGCAAGGACGGCAAGCAGTACGTGCTGGTGATGGCCGGCGGGCATGGCTCGCTGGGCACCAAGCAGGGCGACTACGTGCTGGCGTACAAACTGTCCGAGTAA
- a CDS encoding group I truncated hemoglobin: MRGLKLLLVAMLLAGCAQQPPRDDSLYRDLGEHAGITRIVEGMLLKIAHDPRISERFRKIDIVRLRNKLVEQFCVEAGGPCTYTGDTMAESHKGQNVSRSDFNALVEDLIAAMDEQGVPVRVQNRLIARLAPMRGEVIDH, from the coding sequence ATGCGGGGCCTGAAACTGCTGTTGGTCGCCATGCTGCTGGCCGGTTGCGCCCAGCAGCCACCCAGGGATGACAGCCTCTACCGCGACCTCGGCGAGCATGCGGGCATCACCCGCATCGTCGAGGGCATGCTGCTGAAGATCGCCCACGATCCGCGGATCTCCGAGCGCTTTCGCAAGATCGACATCGTGCGCCTGCGCAACAAGCTGGTCGAGCAGTTCTGCGTCGAGGCCGGCGGACCCTGCACCTACACCGGCGACACCATGGCCGAGAGCCACAAGGGCCAGAATGTCAGCCGCAGCGACTTCAATGCGCTGGTCGAGGACCTGATCGCGGCGATGGACGAGCAGGGTGTTCCGGTGCGGGTGCAGAACCGCCTGATCGCCCGGCTGGCGCCGATGCGCGGCGAAGTGATCGATCACTAG
- a CDS encoding DUF3034 family protein, with translation MKRRLPLLCLLGLVGLGVNVAQADNGRLIATGGASSLEGAAGGGITPWAVLTGYGEKNEWGATAFATTVNVPDYRLDVVGLAASYDNRVEVSFARQRFDLGSLVHKLNLPEDHLGQDIVGLKVRLFGDLIYDTLPQVSLGLQYKHQTNFDIPELVGAKRDQDVEGYLAASRLFVGAAFGYNLLVNGGVRYSRANELGLMGFGGDRRDTRSVLKEGSVAVLFNPRWALGVEYREKPDNLSFAGESDWADVFIGYFPNKHLSFVLAYARLGEIATLDNQNGTYLSVQGSF, from the coding sequence ATGAAACGTCGTCTTCCCCTGTTGTGCCTGCTGGGCCTGGTCGGCCTGGGAGTCAATGTCGCCCAGGCCGATAACGGCCGCCTGATCGCCACCGGCGGTGCCAGCAGCCTGGAAGGCGCGGCGGGCGGTGGTATCACGCCCTGGGCGGTGCTTACCGGCTATGGCGAGAAGAACGAGTGGGGGGCCACGGCCTTCGCCACTACCGTCAATGTTCCGGACTACCGGCTCGACGTGGTCGGGCTGGCGGCTTCCTATGACAACCGGGTAGAAGTGTCCTTCGCCCGCCAGCGGTTCGACCTGGGATCGCTGGTGCACAAGCTGAACCTGCCGGAAGACCACCTCGGCCAGGATATCGTCGGGCTCAAGGTCCGGTTGTTCGGCGACCTGATCTACGACACCCTGCCGCAGGTGTCCCTGGGCCTGCAGTACAAGCACCAGACCAATTTCGATATTCCCGAACTGGTAGGGGCCAAGCGTGACCAGGACGTCGAGGGCTACCTGGCCGCCAGCCGGCTGTTCGTCGGCGCGGCGTTCGGCTACAACCTGCTGGTCAACGGCGGCGTACGCTACAGCCGGGCCAATGAGCTGGGGTTGATGGGCTTCGGCGGTGATCGGCGCGATACCCGCAGCGTGCTCAAGGAAGGCTCGGTGGCGGTGCTGTTCAACCCGCGCTGGGCCCTGGGCGTGGAGTACCGGGAGAAGCCGGACAACCTGTCGTTCGCCGGGGAGAGCGACTGGGCCGACGTGTTCATCGGCTACTTCCCCAACAAGCACCTGTCCTTCGTCCTGGCTTACGCCCGGCTTGGGGAAATCGCCACGCTGGATAACCAGAACGGCACCTATCTGTCCGTGCAGGGGAGTTTCTGA
- a CDS encoding bifunctional diguanylate cyclase/phosphodiesterase, whose protein sequence is MPSIKLSVNLRSSFQARIAFVLILLLLVVVGVLYFSVKAATNEAVQRQARAQLDVGTRVFERLLDVQSRRLGDGVQLLAADFGFRDAVSSGDSATIRSVLINHGKRINASDMILLSMDGSVMASTLADTPDGTPFRFDQALREARRNRQSALIVPLQGKPHLLVEAQVLAPLPIARVVMGFSMDNAFAAQLRSLTNLEVSFLTVDHRQAGELVSTQPATLAPSIVALMLEASAGHETQLTEHLSQNFLSQSLRLASGDDHNDSQVIALLQSPLDAAMQAFAPLDEKILLVALLSLLASLVGALLLARGVSQPVRQLAQAAVRIGKGDYQTPVTLRRSDELGLLAKMFNTMQGAIAEREQQLAHNALHDLLTGLPNRALATERLGNEIAARRPVAVVYLGIDNLRTVNETGGPGAVDQLLQNVGQRLQAALRSGDTVAHLIAGEFLLLLQGTGSEGAVAVADQIQQLLLKPQRINGHDVALDCRMGIAAFPADGQDAEELLGRAAIAMQDAAQMPGRLQIYEEGRDLAHRRQITLIRDLRHAADNGELLLHYQPKLDIRQGHVRQAEALLRWQHPQFGMVSPGEFISLAERTGSIQILTRWVIEEGMRQLAEWNQRGLRLQLSLNISADDLLIGDLPERVSALLRKHSLPAEQLIFEITESAVMREPELALEILQRLRACGISLSVDDFGTGYSSLAHLKRLPVQELKIDQSFVRNLDETSEDAVIVRSTIEMSHNLGLKVVAEGVEYEHSLRLLERWHCDTAQGYLISRPLAAAAFEAWVTQPLNSPSAMVH, encoded by the coding sequence ATGCCTTCAATAAAGCTATCAGTCAACCTGCGCAGTAGTTTTCAGGCGCGGATCGCCTTCGTCCTTATCCTGCTGTTGCTGGTGGTGGTCGGCGTCCTGTATTTCAGTGTCAAGGCAGCGACCAACGAGGCGGTGCAGCGGCAGGCGCGGGCACAACTGGATGTCGGTACGCGGGTGTTCGAGCGCCTGTTGGATGTGCAGAGCCGGCGCCTGGGTGACGGCGTGCAACTGCTGGCGGCGGACTTCGGTTTTCGCGATGCCGTTTCCAGTGGCGACTCGGCGACCATCCGTTCGGTACTGATCAACCACGGCAAGCGCATCAACGCCAGTGACATGATCCTGTTGAGCATGGACGGCTCCGTCATGGCCAGTACCCTGGCCGATACCCCCGATGGCACCCCGTTCCGTTTCGACCAGGCCTTGCGTGAAGCCCGGCGCAACCGGCAATCGGCGCTGATCGTGCCGTTGCAGGGCAAGCCGCACCTGCTGGTCGAGGCCCAGGTGCTGGCGCCGCTGCCGATCGCCCGGGTGGTGATGGGCTTTTCCATGGACAATGCCTTTGCCGCGCAACTGCGCTCGCTGACCAACCTCGAGGTGTCATTCCTCACGGTCGACCACCGACAGGCCGGCGAACTGGTCAGCACCCAGCCGGCGACACTGGCGCCGAGTATCGTCGCGCTGATGCTTGAAGCTTCCGCCGGCCACGAGACGCAGTTGACCGAACACCTCAGCCAGAACTTTCTCAGTCAATCGCTGAGGCTGGCCAGCGGCGATGACCACAACGACAGCCAGGTCATCGCCTTGCTGCAGAGCCCGCTGGATGCCGCGATGCAGGCCTTTGCGCCGCTGGACGAGAAGATCCTGCTGGTGGCGCTGCTCTCGCTGCTGGCCTCCCTGGTCGGTGCCCTGCTGCTGGCGCGGGGAGTCTCGCAACCGGTGCGCCAGCTGGCCCAGGCCGCCGTGCGCATCGGCAAGGGGGACTATCAGACCCCGGTGACGTTGCGCCGCAGCGATGAGCTGGGCCTGCTCGCCAAGATGTTCAATACCATGCAGGGCGCTATCGCCGAGCGCGAGCAGCAGCTGGCGCACAATGCCTTGCACGACCTGCTCACCGGCCTGCCCAACCGTGCCCTGGCAACGGAACGGCTGGGCAACGAAATTGCCGCCCGCCGCCCGGTGGCGGTGGTCTACCTGGGGATCGACAACCTGCGCACCGTCAACGAGACCGGCGGGCCCGGGGCGGTCGACCAGTTGTTGCAGAATGTCGGCCAGCGCCTGCAGGCGGCCCTGCGTTCCGGCGATACCGTGGCGCACCTGATTGCCGGCGAGTTTCTCCTGCTGCTGCAGGGCACCGGCAGCGAGGGCGCGGTGGCGGTTGCCGACCAGATCCAGCAACTGTTGCTCAAGCCCCAGCGTATCAACGGCCACGACGTGGCACTGGATTGCCGGATGGGCATTGCCGCCTTCCCGGCCGACGGCCAGGACGCGGAGGAACTGCTGGGGCGTGCGGCCATCGCCATGCAGGATGCCGCGCAGATGCCAGGCCGCCTGCAGATCTACGAGGAGGGTCGCGACCTGGCCCACCGTCGACAGATTACCCTGATCCGCGACCTGCGCCATGCCGCCGACAATGGCGAGCTGCTATTGCATTACCAGCCCAAGCTGGATATCCGCCAGGGGCATGTGCGCCAGGCTGAAGCCCTGCTGCGTTGGCAGCATCCGCAGTTCGGCATGGTGTCGCCGGGGGAATTCATCTCTCTGGCCGAACGCACCGGCAGCATTCAGATCCTGACCCGTTGGGTGATCGAGGAGGGCATGCGCCAGCTCGCGGAGTGGAACCAGCGTGGCTTGCGCCTGCAACTGTCGCTGAACATCTCCGCCGATGACCTGCTGATCGGCGACCTGCCCGAGCGGGTCTCGGCGTTGCTCAGGAAACATTCCCTGCCGGCCGAGCAACTGATCTTCGAAATCACCGAGAGCGCGGTGATGCGTGAGCCCGAGCTGGCGCTGGAGATCCTGCAGCGTCTGCGTGCCTGTGGCATCAGCCTGTCGGTGGATGACTTCGGCACTGGCTATTCTTCGTTGGCGCATCTCAAGCGCCTGCCGGTGCAGGAATTGAAGATCGACCAGTCCTTTGTCCGCAACCTGGACGAAACCAGCGAGGACGCGGTGATCGTGCGTTCGACCATCGAAATGAGTCACAACCTGGGGCTCAAGGTGGTCGCCGAAGGCGTGGAGTACGAACACAGCCTACGCTTGCTGGAACGTTGGCACTGCGACACCGCCCAGGGTTATCTGATCAGTCGTCCGTTGGCTGCGGCGGCGTTCGAGGCCTGGGTCACGCAGCCCCTGAATTCACCGTCCGCCATGGTTCATTGA
- a CDS encoding methylamine utilization protein encodes MARPISLAGLFLCVAGLLASGLSHGAGLQAEMVDQQGKPLVGAVLTLQGGAAPAGISLKADMDQRDKQYVPHVLAVHTGTQVKFPNSDNIRHQVYSFSQPKRFELRLYEGTPSDPVLFDKPGVVVLGCNIHDWMLGYIYVTDDPWFATSNDSGQIALDKLPAGHYRVTLWHPQVADMQPQASGEIDVPATGLKQRFSLTIQPLSPDTPSAPAPSAFGDAFNKAISQPAQ; translated from the coding sequence ATGGCCCGCCCGATATCGCTAGCTGGATTGTTTCTATGTGTTGCTGGGTTGCTCGCCAGTGGCCTGAGCCATGGCGCCGGCCTGCAGGCCGAGATGGTCGACCAGCAAGGCAAGCCACTGGTGGGCGCGGTACTGACCCTGCAGGGTGGCGCGGCACCTGCGGGTATCAGCCTGAAAGCCGACATGGACCAGCGCGACAAGCAATACGTGCCCCACGTACTGGCGGTGCACACCGGGACCCAGGTCAAATTCCCCAACAGCGACAATATCCGCCACCAGGTCTATTCTTTCTCGCAGCCCAAGCGCTTTGAACTGCGCCTCTACGAAGGCACGCCTTCGGATCCGGTGCTGTTCGACAAGCCGGGCGTGGTGGTGCTGGGCTGCAATATCCACGACTGGATGCTCGGCTACATCTACGTCACCGACGATCCCTGGTTCGCGACCAGCAACGACAGTGGGCAGATCGCCCTCGACAAGCTGCCCGCCGGCCATTACCGCGTGACCCTCTGGCACCCGCAGGTCGCGGACATGCAGCCGCAGGCGAGCGGCGAAATCGATGTGCCGGCCACGGGGCTGAAGCAACGCTTCAGCCTGACGATTCAACCGCTTTCGCCGGATACTCCGTCGGCGCCGGCACCGAGTGCCTTTGGTGATGCCTTCAATAAAGCTATCAGTCAACCTGCGCAGTAG